The region CCTTACGGAGATCAGCGACGTCTTGAGATGGCTCGCGCCCTCGCTACCGGTGCCAAGTTTTTGTTACTTGATGAGCCAGCAGCAGGATTGAATCCGAATGAAACAGCAGCACTAATGAAAAGCATCATCGGCCTAAGAGATGAGTTTGGAGTTACCATACTGCTGATAGAGCACGATATGAAATTGGTAATGGGAATTTGCGAACGAATTGCCGTGTTAGATTATGGCGTGAAAATCGCAGAGGGTACGCCCAAGCAGATTCAATCCGACGAAAAGGTAATCGAAGCCTATCTCGGTAAGGGAGCCAGCGATGCCGCTCACTAGTAAAGATTCGGCTTCTTCAACGGTATTGTCGGTTAAATCGGTTTCTGTGAACTATGGTGCCATTGAGGCTGTCCGTAATATTTCCTTTGATGTGAAACGCGGTGAGATCCTTACCTTAATTGGCGCCAACGGAGCTGGCAAAACGACAATACTCAGAGCTATCTCGGGATTGGTTCCACTGAAGCAAGGAACTATCGAATACAACAACGAAGTCATTAGTGGGGTTCCGGCCTATAAACTGGCGTCAAAAGGTATTTCGCACGCGCCTGAAGGCCGCGGAATATTTTTGAATCTTTCCGTCGAAGAAAACTTAGATCTCGGTGCCTGGTCTTGCAAAGACAAGTCCACCTATGCAGCAGACTTAGAGCATGGGTTCAGTTTATTCCCCAGGCTCAAAGAAAGACGCAAGCAAAATGCCGGCACTTTGTCGGGCGGAGAACAGCAGATGTTGGCAATTGCACGAGCACTTATGGCACAGCCTAAGTGTCTACTTCTGGACGAGCCTTCGCTGGGTCTTGCGCCTCAAATCATCGAAAAGATTTTTGAAATTATCGTGAAGATCAATCAAGAAGGCATGACAGTCGTGCTCGTTGAGCAAAACGCATTGCAGGCTCTCGGCATCGCCCACACCGGACTCGTTTTAGAAACCGGCAATATTGTACTTTCAGGTAAGGCTTCTGATCTTGCCCGGTCCGAAAAAGTCCGCGAAGCCTACTTAGGCTAAAAAACCCAGTCACACACAGTAATCTGCAGCAGGTCCCTAGAAAATTTCTTTGATGACTTTACCCTGCCTCACGGCTCTATCTGAAATCTTTGTTGAGCGAATCTCAAACTTTCCACCAGGAACGGATTCAATATCAACAGTAGGCTCTATGCGAACCATACCGGTATCTGGATTGTAAGCCCAACCACGGCTAGCTGCGATCTCTTCTCCGTTGTATAAGAGCTTAAGAGTGTCGGCCTCAGGCACGCCGCCAACGATTCGAAATTCTTTGGGTAAAACTTTTTTCTTAATGTCAGAGCCAATCTCGGCAAGTGTCGCACCAAAAGATGACTCACAAATCGGAAACGATTGCCCGCCCAGAAGTGCTACAGCGTCTACAATTCTGGTGGGTGGCAAGGCGTAGGAGTTCAGCTTGCACGACTTTATGCCGCCGCTGTTGTCCAGATAATTCTGAAGGGCCACGATGGCGTAAATAGAATAGTTTGCATGACTATCGCTGAGAGCGCGCATGTTAGCATGAAATCTCTGTGTAAAATCCTCTACCGACAAAGAAGGTGAAGAATCATTCTCATCGGAAAGCATGACAATCACTTTGTGGGCATCTCTCTGCCAGAACCCACCGTTACTCTCAGCATTTAGAGTGGGGTCAGTGGCCGCTAGCAGAGGCGTGAACATTTCTTCAAACTCAGGTCCACCATCTTTCAGACTCTTGACTCCACTATTGATTGTGGCGGCAATAATTTCTTTAGTGGAATTTTCTTTGGTAGCAAAAATCGGATCGAGAACTATGACGTTACCACTTTGATCAATAGACTTTAGACGTTCAAGCCGTCCAAGCCCCGCTTCTGATATAAAGCTGGCACGACGACTGTCATAGACGCTAATGACTCCAATTCTCCACTCAATCACACCCTTGCCGGCAAACTCAGAAAGAAATTTGTCAATTCCCTCTGCTACCCTTTCAAGTTCGTCTTGCATACTCTCTGAATTGTCTTTAACAAAAAGAATATTCACCTTTGGTCGAAACTCAATTTCTAACCCGTCTACTTTTTCTACAATCAACTCTGCTTTTCTCGGAGGAGACATTTTATCTGCGCTTTTCTTAGCACACCCAGAGGC is a window of Bdellovibrionales bacterium CG10_big_fil_rev_8_21_14_0_10_45_34 DNA encoding:
- a CDS encoding ABC transporter ATP-binding protein produces the protein MPLTSKDSASSTVLSVKSVSVNYGAIEAVRNISFDVKRGEILTLIGANGAGKTTILRAISGLVPLKQGTIEYNNEVISGVPAYKLASKGISHAPEGRGIFLNLSVEENLDLGAWSCKDKSTYAADLEHGFSLFPRLKERRKQNAGTLSGGEQQMLAIARALMAQPKCLLLDEPSLGLAPQIIEKIFEIIVKINQEGMTVVLVEQNALQALGIAHTGLVLETGNIVLSGKASDLARSEKVREAYLG